In Sphingobacterium zeae, one genomic interval encodes:
- a CDS encoding DUF4252 domain-containing protein, giving the protein MKRLLTLLFLVGVLLSMQSCMIKKTSNMDFISRSNVSDEAEIVAINLPMWLTKPFMKKALKDGSDEDARAMAAIVKKLKKFRMLTLSNNDKTKNARILDDYHKFLRKNKFEELLVVNTDGQEISLNARIDKNNVIQRVSLLVHDNEDESVFMDIKGKFSLDELIAGLNKMKSKDKKLANKL; this is encoded by the coding sequence ATGAAAAGATTACTAACCTTGTTATTTCTCGTTGGCGTGCTATTGTCCATGCAGTCCTGCATGATAAAAAAAACGTCCAATATGGATTTCATCAGCCGGTCTAATGTTTCTGACGAGGCGGAGATTGTCGCCATTAATTTACCGATGTGGTTAACGAAACCCTTTATGAAAAAAGCCTTAAAGGATGGAAGCGATGAAGACGCTCGTGCCATGGCTGCGATTGTAAAGAAATTAAAAAAGTTCAGGATGCTGACGCTTTCCAATAATGATAAAACGAAGAACGCGCGCATTTTGGACGACTACCATAAGTTTTTAAGGAAGAATAAATTTGAGGAACTTTTGGTTGTTAATACCGATGGGCAAGAAATATCATTGAACGCCCGTATTGATAAAAACAATGTCATTCAGCGTGTTTCCCTACTGGTCCACGACAATGAAGACGAAAGTGTATTCATGGATATCAAAGGCAAGTTTTCATTGGATGAGCTTATCGCGGGATTGAATAAGATGAAGTCTAAAGATAAGAAGTTGGCCAACAAACTTTAA
- the hemB gene encoding porphobilinogen synthase produces the protein MLQRPRRNRKSAVIRDMIQETRLDASNLIFPLFIVDGQNQKTEVKSMPGIYRYSIDNLLKEVESCLKLGLRSFDLFPNIEESLKDKYATESYRDGSLYLLAIAAVKKNFPEACIVTDVAMDPYSSDGHDGIVENGEILNDETLEVLGKMALAHAQSGADIIAPSDMMDGRIGYIRELLDHNGFTKVSLMSYTAKYASAYYGPFRDALGSAPKHGDKKTYQMNPANAKEALIEAQLDAQEGADFLMVKPGLPYLDIVKLLADNFDLPIAVYNVSGEYAMLKAAIQNGWLDERVILETLLSFRRAGATAILSYHSKEVLEKGFISHSTI, from the coding sequence ATGTTACAACGTCCGAGAAGAAATCGTAAATCTGCCGTGATTCGCGACATGATTCAAGAGACACGTTTAGACGCGTCAAATTTGATTTTCCCACTTTTTATTGTTGATGGGCAAAATCAAAAAACTGAGGTTAAATCGATGCCAGGCATCTATCGCTATTCTATAGACAATCTATTGAAAGAGGTAGAAAGCTGCTTAAAACTGGGCTTACGCTCATTTGATCTTTTCCCAAATATTGAAGAGTCACTAAAAGACAAATATGCTACAGAAAGCTACCGTGACGGAAGTTTATACCTACTTGCGATTGCCGCTGTCAAGAAAAATTTCCCTGAGGCTTGCATCGTAACAGATGTTGCTATGGATCCCTACAGTAGCGATGGCCACGATGGCATTGTCGAAAACGGTGAAATCCTAAACGATGAGACATTAGAAGTATTGGGTAAAATGGCCTTGGCACATGCACAATCGGGGGCTGATATTATCGCTCCATCGGATATGATGGATGGCCGCATCGGTTACATCCGGGAGCTACTAGACCATAATGGTTTTACCAAAGTTTCTTTGATGTCTTATACGGCAAAATATGCTTCGGCTTATTATGGCCCTTTTAGAGATGCATTAGGTTCTGCGCCTAAACATGGAGACAAGAAGACCTACCAAATGAATCCTGCAAACGCAAAAGAAGCGCTTATCGAAGCCCAGCTTGATGCACAAGAAGGGGCTGATTTTCTGATGGTCAAACCAGGACTTCCTTACTTAGATATCGTTAAACTTCTAGCGGACAACTTCGATCTTCCCATTGCAGTGTATAATGTGAGCGGCGAATATGCGATGTTAAAAGCCGCGATTCAAAACGGTTGGTTAGACGAACGTGTCATTCTAGAAACCTTATTAAGTTTCAGACGTGCCGGCGCCACTGCCATCCTATCTTACCACTCCAAAGAAGTATTGGAGAAAGGTTTTATTTCGCATTCAACTATTTAG
- a CDS encoding S9 family peptidase, producing the protein MQHHKKIYWPNVMAPKAAVYPHIRKVHNDTVQDDYYWMIDYFKKGEKAQEVIDYLERENSYTNLMLEDTTDLQEDLFHELKSRIKEKDESVPYYKNGYYYYSRTEEGKQYFKFCRKKGTLDAEEQVLLDVDQLAQGHAYYTAKGFSVSPDNRLLAFSVDTVSRREYTIYVKDLETGAIFPDQIRNTEGAAIWGNDNLTLFYTAKNPITLLSEKIMRHTLGSDTASDVAVYEEKDNTNYITVGKSKNGKYIFINSEGTLSSEIWLLNADFPQSAFRVFQPRIHDVLYSVVVLEDRFLILTNDGAINFRIMQCPLDRTERIYWQMFIDHRADVLISDIEEFKDFLAIAERKNGLTQLAIYNLNTHQQHYLNFGELAYTVYPAINAEYNSQKLRYGYTSLVTPNSVYEYDMAEQRKVLLKQQEVLGGYDQTAYITERVFATARDGVQVPISIVYKQGTKRDGTAPLLQYAYGSYGASMDPTFSSNRLSLLDRGFIYALSHIRGGEEMGRQWYEAGKMMHKMNTFHDFVDCGQYLIDQHYCAPEHLYAQGGSAGGLLMGVVANIAPEQYHGIIAQVPFVDVVNTMLDDTIPLTTNEYDEWGNPNEEEPYFYMKSYSPYENIEPKEYPNLLVTTGLHDSQVQYFEPAKWVAKLRATKIGDAVLLLKADMDYGHGGASGRFDYLKEIALEYAFLLKLEGIIPNYANEQ; encoded by the coding sequence ATGCAACACCATAAAAAAATATATTGGCCTAACGTGATGGCCCCAAAAGCAGCTGTTTATCCCCATATTAGAAAGGTACATAATGATACTGTTCAAGATGATTATTACTGGATGATCGATTACTTTAAAAAGGGAGAAAAAGCGCAAGAAGTGATTGATTATCTGGAGAGAGAGAATTCTTATACCAACTTGATGCTCGAAGATACTACGGACCTGCAGGAAGATCTATTTCATGAGCTTAAATCCCGTATCAAAGAAAAAGACGAGTCGGTGCCGTATTACAAAAATGGGTACTATTACTATAGCCGTACAGAAGAGGGAAAACAATATTTTAAATTCTGTCGGAAAAAGGGGACACTCGATGCCGAAGAACAAGTATTGCTAGATGTCGACCAGCTTGCTCAGGGACATGCGTATTACACAGCAAAAGGATTTTCCGTGAGTCCGGATAATCGGTTGCTCGCTTTTAGTGTAGATACCGTTTCCCGAAGAGAATATACCATATATGTGAAGGATCTGGAAACTGGAGCAATTTTCCCCGATCAGATAAGGAATACTGAGGGGGCGGCAATTTGGGGAAATGATAACCTAACCCTTTTTTATACTGCAAAGAACCCTATTACGTTACTCAGTGAAAAGATTATGCGGCATACATTGGGAAGTGATACGGCTTCGGATGTGGCTGTTTATGAAGAAAAAGATAACACAAATTATATTACAGTTGGTAAATCGAAAAATGGAAAATATATCTTTATCAACTCGGAGGGAACATTATCCTCAGAAATATGGTTATTGAATGCGGATTTCCCGCAGTCAGCATTTCGCGTTTTTCAGCCTAGGATTCACGATGTTCTTTATTCGGTTGTTGTATTGGAAGATCGGTTTTTGATTCTAACGAATGATGGTGCGATTAATTTTCGAATCATGCAATGTCCATTAGATCGCACTGAGCGTATATATTGGCAAATGTTTATAGATCATCGAGCAGATGTATTGATCAGCGATATCGAAGAATTTAAGGATTTCTTGGCAATTGCTGAACGGAAAAATGGATTAACTCAATTAGCGATTTATAATTTAAACACTCATCAACAGCATTATTTGAATTTTGGAGAGCTTGCATACACGGTATATCCTGCCATAAATGCGGAATACAATAGTCAGAAACTGCGATATGGTTATACCTCTTTAGTGACGCCAAACTCGGTTTACGAGTATGATATGGCCGAACAGCGTAAAGTATTATTGAAGCAACAGGAGGTTTTGGGAGGGTATGACCAAACCGCATATATTACCGAACGTGTTTTTGCAACAGCAAGAGATGGTGTTCAAGTGCCCATCTCTATTGTTTATAAACAAGGAACCAAACGGGATGGCACAGCTCCTTTATTGCAATATGCCTATGGCTCCTATGGAGCTTCGATGGATCCTACTTTTTCGAGCAATAGACTGAGTTTACTGGATCGTGGATTTATCTACGCCTTGTCGCATATTAGAGGTGGAGAAGAAATGGGGCGTCAGTGGTATGAAGCTGGAAAAATGATGCACAAGATGAATACCTTTCATGATTTTGTGGATTGTGGTCAATATTTGATTGACCAGCATTATTGTGCACCGGAACATCTCTATGCACAAGGAGGTAGTGCTGGAGGTCTGCTAATGGGGGTAGTTGCTAATATTGCACCCGAGCAATACCATGGCATTATAGCTCAGGTTCCCTTTGTGGATGTTGTGAATACCATGCTGGACGATACTATACCATTGACGACAAATGAATATGATGAATGGGGTAATCCAAATGAGGAGGAGCCTTATTTTTATATGAAAAGCTATTCGCCTTACGAGAATATTGAACCGAAAGAGTATCCAAATTTGCTTGTTACCACCGGGCTACACGATAGTCAGGTGCAGTATTTTGAACCGGCTAAATGGGTGGCCAAACTGCGGGCAACAAAAATTGGGGATGCGGTTTTACTATTGAAAGCAGATATGGATTATGGCCATGGTGGAGCCTCTGGTCGGTTTGACTATTTAAAGGAAATCGCATTGGAGTATGCTTTTCTCTTAAAATTGGAAGGAATTATTCCAAACTATGCAAACGAACAATAA
- a CDS encoding RNA polymerase sigma factor — protein MNQEQFKNTVFIHKDKLFRFAKRILVDDDEAFDAVQNVMMRLWELKDQLLQYKNMEAFCMQSVKNEALNRIKKGKVRSDYVNQYQAVSTTEYTIGNTKEIIVKMINSLPEKQRLVMHLRDVEDYDIDEIAEVLEMGESAVRVNLMRARQKVKEQLTKLFNYETERIYSDKK, from the coding sequence ATGAACCAGGAGCAATTTAAAAATACCGTTTTCATCCATAAGGATAAGCTATTTCGCTTCGCGAAACGGATCTTGGTCGATGATGATGAAGCTTTTGATGCAGTACAGAATGTGATGATGCGGTTGTGGGAATTGAAAGATCAGTTGCTTCAATATAAAAACATGGAAGCTTTCTGCATGCAGAGTGTAAAAAATGAGGCATTAAATCGGATTAAAAAAGGTAAAGTTAGATCGGATTATGTCAATCAATATCAGGCGGTTTCGACAACAGAGTATACTATTGGAAATACAAAGGAAATTATTGTCAAGATGATCAATTCACTTCCAGAAAAACAACGCCTTGTCATGCATCTGCGCGATGTTGAGGACTATGACATTGATGAAATTGCTGAGGTATTGGAGATGGGCGAGTCGGCAGTGCGAGTAAATCTGATGCGGGCAAGACAAAAGGTGAAAGAGCAGCTGACAAAATTATTCAATTACGAAACAGAGCGTATTTATTCCGATAAAAAATAG
- the argC gene encoding N-acetyl-gamma-glutamyl-phosphate reductase has translation MIKVGIIGSAGYTGGELLRVLIYHPEVEIVFANSASNAGNKLYDVHNDLFGDTELTFSADFHSDIDVLFLCVGHGDARKFLDANKIDASVKMIDLSQDYRLRANTAYQGQQFVYGLPELNKEAIKTAQYIANPGCFATNIQLALLPLASHGLLPDQIHVNATTGSTGAGQKPGATTHFSWRNNNLSAYKSFEHQHLQEISESLDQLQDGFLPVSNKSLLERAAERINFVPQRGDFARGIFSAIYVDSDLSEEQAYALYDSYYAAHPFTHVSRKNIDLKQVVNTNKSIIHLEKHGNKLLILNATDNLLKGASGQAVQNMNLMFGLDERTGLNLKSVGF, from the coding sequence ATGATAAAAGTAGGAATAATTGGTTCGGCAGGATATACCGGTGGTGAGTTATTACGTGTGTTGATTTATCATCCTGAGGTGGAAATTGTATTTGCCAATAGTGCTTCCAATGCAGGAAATAAGTTATATGATGTTCACAATGATTTATTTGGTGATACTGAATTGACCTTCTCTGCGGACTTTCACTCCGATATTGATGTCTTGTTTTTATGTGTTGGTCATGGTGATGCACGCAAATTCCTAGATGCAAATAAAATAGATGCTTCCGTAAAGATGATCGATCTTTCACAAGATTACCGGCTCCGGGCGAATACGGCTTATCAAGGACAGCAATTTGTATACGGGCTTCCAGAACTCAACAAAGAAGCAATCAAAACAGCTCAATATATTGCTAATCCAGGATGCTTTGCTACAAATATACAACTGGCTTTATTGCCATTGGCTAGTCACGGTTTGTTGCCAGACCAAATCCATGTTAATGCAACAACTGGATCCACAGGAGCAGGACAGAAACCCGGAGCGACGACACACTTTTCTTGGCGCAACAATAACCTTTCTGCTTACAAATCTTTTGAGCACCAGCATTTGCAGGAAATTTCCGAGTCGCTGGATCAGCTTCAAGATGGGTTTTTACCTGTGTCCAATAAGTCATTGCTGGAACGTGCCGCTGAAAGAATTAATTTTGTGCCGCAACGTGGTGATTTTGCCAGAGGAATTTTTTCGGCAATTTATGTAGACAGCGATTTGTCTGAAGAGCAGGCCTACGCATTGTATGACAGCTATTATGCCGCTCACCCTTTTACACATGTCAGTCGTAAAAATATTGACCTCAAACAGGTCGTTAATACAAATAAAAGTATTATCCACCTCGAAAAGCACGGGAATAAACTCCTTATTTTAAATGCGACTGATAATTTGCTTAAAGGAGCATCCGGTCAAGCTGTACAAAATATGAACTTAATGTTCGGTTTAGACGAGCGAACAGGATTAAACTTGAAAAGCGTTGGTTTTTAG
- a CDS encoding DUF4252 domain-containing protein, producing MKGFLLACLLLVASMANAQISKLDKLFEQYQGKKGVTTLKIGAPMFKLLGNLKIDDDDMQTISPLLKNVKSLRMLIVEDEEDKALTDIIRGAVSNLKYEELMSLNSEGQDIRFMVENMSVNADILNNLLLTINGDGQNLFMILDGEIPLKDVTNLVNEGNSKASKNKDDNHKK from the coding sequence ATGAAAGGTTTTTTACTAGCATGCCTTCTACTTGTAGCAAGTATGGCAAATGCACAAATTTCAAAATTGGATAAGCTCTTTGAACAATATCAGGGGAAGAAAGGTGTAACAACACTTAAAATCGGAGCGCCGATGTTCAAACTGTTGGGCAATTTGAAAATAGACGATGATGATATGCAGACCATCAGTCCACTGCTAAAGAACGTTAAATCGCTGCGTATGCTCATCGTTGAGGATGAAGAAGATAAAGCCTTAACAGATATTATTCGGGGAGCTGTTTCCAACTTAAAGTATGAGGAGCTCATGTCGCTTAATAGCGAAGGTCAGGATATCCGGTTTATGGTAGAAAATATGTCTGTAAATGCCGATATTTTAAATAATCTTCTACTCACAATCAATGGAGATGGACAAAATCTATTTATGATCCTTGATGGGGAAATACCGTTGAAAGACGTAACTAACTTGGTCAATGAAGGCAATAGTAAAGCCAGTAAGAACAAGGACGATAACCACAAAAAATAA
- a CDS encoding DUF3472 domain-containing protein, which produces MKRKHFIQYLFMGALSCLSISSIAQTVGKTYAVPLAGNAFITAGQTDNAEISGRNGLVRWSSEKEVVSVYFRAQKAGKLTLKLKAKNDAGKSKIAVDALGKKAIVNVESTELSETAPLSIDVKSPGYVQVNLKGLSKSGSNFANVTELLVSGEAASEGLLFSNDPEYYYWSRRGPSCHLNYTVPTEGNVSYYYNEVTVPQGEDKVGSYFMANGFGEGYFGIQVNSETERRILFSVWSPFHTDDPKSIPEEQKIHLLKKGKEVHSGEFGNEGSGGQSYRKYFWKAGVTYKFLLKGEPDGKGNTDYTAWFFIPEEHAWNVIASFKRPQTNTYLKRFHSFLENFSPNQGYLGRKVEFGNQWVYDGQWKAVQEASLSVDNTYRANQRIDAMGGITKDGYFLKNGGFFNEIVKPGSKFEFVNKGKAPKIDFDKLP; this is translated from the coding sequence ATGAAAAGAAAACACTTTATCCAGTATCTCTTTATGGGAGCTTTATCCTGTCTTTCGATAAGCAGTATAGCGCAGACAGTAGGGAAGACTTATGCCGTACCGCTTGCAGGCAATGCTTTCATTACCGCAGGACAAACTGATAATGCAGAGATTTCTGGTCGAAATGGTCTTGTGAGATGGTCCAGCGAAAAAGAAGTGGTATCGGTTTATTTTAGGGCTCAAAAGGCGGGAAAATTGACTTTGAAACTGAAGGCAAAAAACGACGCTGGAAAATCCAAAATAGCAGTAGACGCTTTAGGAAAAAAGGCGATCGTGAATGTGGAAAGTACTGAGCTGTCGGAAACAGCGCCTCTGTCCATTGATGTAAAATCGCCCGGTTACGTGCAGGTAAATTTAAAGGGCTTAAGTAAATCGGGAAGCAATTTTGCCAATGTAACCGAATTGCTTGTGAGCGGCGAAGCGGCTTCGGAAGGTCTTCTATTTTCCAATGATCCTGAGTATTACTATTGGTCCAGAAGAGGTCCATCTTGTCATCTAAATTATACTGTTCCTACGGAGGGTAATGTTAGTTACTATTATAACGAAGTAACCGTCCCTCAAGGTGAAGATAAAGTTGGTTCTTATTTTATGGCTAATGGTTTTGGAGAAGGATATTTTGGTATACAGGTAAATTCGGAAACAGAACGACGTATTCTTTTTTCAGTATGGAGTCCATTCCATACAGATGATCCGAAAAGTATTCCGGAGGAACAGAAAATCCATTTGCTGAAAAAAGGAAAAGAGGTGCATTCCGGAGAATTTGGCAACGAGGGTTCTGGCGGACAGAGTTACCGCAAGTATTTTTGGAAGGCGGGGGTAACCTATAAGTTTCTCTTGAAAGGAGAGCCCGATGGAAAAGGAAATACTGATTATACCGCTTGGTTTTTTATTCCGGAAGAGCATGCCTGGAATGTGATTGCAAGTTTCAAACGCCCACAAACGAATACCTATCTGAAGCGATTCCACAGTTTCTTGGAGAATTTTAGCCCTAATCAAGGGTATCTAGGTAGAAAGGTTGAGTTTGGCAATCAATGGGTATATGATGGGCAGTGGAAGGCTGTTCAAGAGGCGTCATTGAGTGTCGACAATACGTACCGTGCTAATCAGCGAATTGATGCAATGGGTGGTATCACAAAAGATGGTTATTTTCTGAAAAATGGTGGTTTCTTTAATGAAATCGTTAAGCCAGGCAGCAAATTTGAATTTGTCAATAAGGGAAAAGCTCCAAAAATTGACTTTGATAAATTACCTTAA
- a CDS encoding GNAT family N-acetyltransferase: MTISDFLIIPAKPEHAHYAEVICDEMFESAKARGTGIARRKPEYVANKMNEGKAVIALHKDGRWAGFCYIETWGHGDYVANSGLIVNPEFRKVGLAKAIKKRVFDLSREKYPKAKIFGLTTGFAVMKINSELGYEPVPYSELTTDDEFWKGCQSCVNYEILMSKDRKNCMCTAMLWDPEEKERELREKIQRKHEAKERLERITQKQSLLKRIQAKFWKSANKFASINLSKHNKVAKGF; the protein is encoded by the coding sequence ATGACTATATCAGATTTTTTAATTATCCCGGCTAAACCTGAGCATGCACATTATGCAGAGGTTATTTGCGACGAAATGTTCGAGTCTGCAAAGGCTCGTGGCACTGGTATTGCGCGTCGTAAACCAGAATACGTTGCCAACAAAATGAATGAAGGTAAAGCAGTGATTGCTTTACATAAAGATGGCCGATGGGCAGGTTTTTGTTATATAGAAACATGGGGACATGGTGACTATGTTGCCAACTCCGGTCTGATTGTCAATCCCGAATTCCGAAAAGTAGGTTTGGCCAAAGCAATTAAAAAAAGAGTCTTTGACCTTTCTCGTGAAAAATACCCCAAAGCAAAGATATTTGGCTTGACAACGGGATTCGCCGTAATGAAAATCAATTCTGAATTAGGTTATGAGCCGGTTCCATATTCCGAACTGACTACAGATGATGAATTCTGGAAAGGCTGTCAGAGTTGTGTCAACTACGAGATCCTGATGAGTAAAGACCGTAAAAATTGCATGTGCACAGCCATGCTTTGGGATCCGGAAGAAAAAGAGCGTGAATTGCGCGAGAAGATCCAGCGCAAGCATGAAGCGAAGGAACGCTTGGAAAGAATTACGCAAAAACAATCGTTGTTAAAACGTATACAGGCAAAGTTCTGGAAATCAGCAAACAAGTTTGCGTCTATCAATTTGTCTAAGCACAACAAAGTTGCAAAGGGATTTTGA
- the hemL gene encoding glutamate-1-semialdehyde 2,1-aminomutase, which translates to MQAPDISRAQSAELFEKAKQYFPGGVNSPVRAFKSVYGTPLFIERGDKAHLWDADGNEFIDFCCSWGPLILGHNNEQVREAVAAQLGKGLSFGAPTALENQLAELIIENNRFIEKIRFVSSGTEAVMSAIRLARGYTKRDKIIKFDGCYHGHSDSLLVKAGSGLVTFGETSSAGVPKAFADETIVIELSDKQALETAFAEFKDQIAAVIIEGIPANNGLLLQSKEYIHFLRDITKENGTLLIMDEVITGFRIGFEGASAYYDIQPDIITYGKIIGGGMPVGAYGASKELMACISPDGAVYQAGTLSGNPVAMAAGIAALGILAQKDFYTNLNAKTEAFVNDMRAYIAEKGYKVQLFHVASIFWFAFTEQQEIQKASEIDPKSMESYKVMHRELLNRGVYFGPSGYEVGFVSDAHTKADLDQAKQHIFDALDIVFSA; encoded by the coding sequence ATGCAAGCACCTGATATATCAAGAGCACAATCTGCCGAGCTGTTCGAAAAAGCAAAACAATATTTCCCTGGAGGCGTAAACTCTCCTGTTAGGGCGTTCAAATCTGTATACGGTACCCCATTATTTATTGAGCGTGGCGATAAGGCACATCTTTGGGATGCTGATGGCAATGAATTCATCGATTTTTGCTGCTCATGGGGCCCATTAATTTTAGGGCACAACAATGAGCAGGTTAGAGAGGCTGTAGCCGCGCAACTAGGCAAAGGATTAAGCTTTGGCGCTCCGACGGCATTGGAAAACCAATTGGCTGAATTGATTATTGAAAACAATAGATTTATTGAAAAAATTCGCTTTGTGAGTTCGGGAACTGAAGCAGTAATGTCTGCTATACGTTTGGCTAGAGGGTATACGAAACGGGATAAGATCATCAAATTTGACGGCTGTTATCATGGGCACTCCGACTCCCTTTTGGTGAAAGCTGGTTCGGGTTTGGTTACCTTTGGCGAAACATCCTCGGCGGGTGTTCCTAAAGCATTTGCAGATGAAACCATCGTTATTGAATTAAGCGATAAGCAAGCTTTAGAAACTGCGTTTGCAGAATTTAAAGATCAGATCGCGGCAGTAATTATTGAGGGTATCCCTGCAAACAATGGACTATTGTTGCAGTCCAAGGAATATATTCACTTCTTGCGTGATATCACCAAAGAAAATGGTACGTTGTTGATAATGGATGAAGTAATTACCGGATTCCGCATCGGTTTTGAAGGAGCTTCTGCTTACTATGATATACAACCGGATATTATCACCTACGGGAAAATTATTGGTGGTGGAATGCCTGTCGGCGCTTATGGCGCATCGAAAGAGCTGATGGCTTGTATTTCTCCTGACGGTGCCGTTTACCAAGCCGGAACTTTATCTGGCAATCCAGTTGCCATGGCTGCCGGTATTGCAGCATTGGGCATCTTGGCTCAAAAGGATTTTTACACAAATCTAAATGCCAAAACAGAAGCTTTCGTCAATGATATGCGTGCTTACATTGCCGAGAAAGGATATAAAGTTCAACTTTTCCACGTGGCTTCTATTTTTTGGTTTGCATTTACAGAACAGCAAGAAATTCAAAAAGCAAGTGAGATCGATCCTAAATCAATGGAATCGTATAAAGTAATGCACCGCGAATTATTAAATCGTGGTGTTTATTTTGGGCCATCTGGATATGAAGTTGGTTTTGTTTCTGACGCACATACAAAAGCAGACCTTGACCAGGCAAAACAACATATTTTTGATGCTTTGGATATTGTTTTCAGCGCATAA
- the argG gene encoding argininosuccinate synthase, producing the protein MKKVVLAFSGGLDTSFCCIYLTQDLGLEVHSVVVNTGGFSDEELKNIEARAYALGVKSHTAIDETADYYRETIKYLIFGNVLKNATYPLSVSAERVCQATAIANYAKQIGAECVAHGSTGAGNDQVRFDMIFQTLIPGVEIITPIRDLQLSREAEIEYLNKHGVEYSAEKAKYSINKGLWGTSVGGAETLTSNQYLPESAWPTPVTSSEPQQITIDFEKGEPVALNGEKMTSVKVIQELQAIAQPYGIGRDIHVGDTIIGIKGRVGFEAAASVILIKAHHTLEKHTLTKWQLSWKDQIAAFYGNYMHEGQMHDPVMRDIEAFLQSSQETVTGRVIVELHPYRFVVIGIESEHDLMSNKFGSYGEMNKGYTGDDVKGFSKIFGNQTIIWHKVNQK; encoded by the coding sequence ATGAAAAAAGTAGTTTTAGCATTCAGCGGAGGATTAGATACTTCGTTTTGTTGTATTTATCTTACGCAAGATTTAGGTTTAGAGGTTCATTCGGTCGTTGTAAATACAGGTGGTTTTTCGGATGAAGAATTGAAGAATATTGAAGCACGTGCTTATGCATTAGGTGTAAAATCACATACGGCGATTGACGAAACAGCAGACTATTACCGCGAAACTATTAAATACTTGATCTTCGGTAATGTGTTAAAGAATGCGACTTACCCATTGTCAGTTTCTGCAGAGCGCGTATGTCAGGCTACTGCTATTGCAAATTATGCAAAGCAAATCGGTGCTGAATGTGTTGCTCATGGATCTACAGGTGCAGGAAATGATCAGGTGCGTTTTGATATGATTTTCCAGACGTTAATCCCAGGGGTTGAAATTATTACGCCTATCCGCGATCTCCAATTGTCCCGCGAAGCAGAAATAGAATATTTGAACAAACATGGAGTTGAATATTCCGCTGAAAAAGCGAAATATTCGATCAATAAGGGCCTTTGGGGTACTTCTGTTGGTGGAGCAGAAACATTGACGTCCAATCAATATTTGCCAGAATCGGCTTGGCCAACTCCAGTCACTTCTTCAGAACCACAGCAAATTACAATAGATTTTGAAAAGGGTGAACCAGTTGCTTTAAATGGTGAAAAAATGACTTCTGTTAAGGTCATTCAAGAATTACAGGCCATCGCTCAACCTTATGGTATCGGTCGTGATATTCATGTCGGAGATACAATCATCGGTATCAAGGGACGTGTAGGTTTTGAAGCCGCAGCTTCAGTGATTCTAATTAAGGCACATCACACCCTGGAAAAGCATACCTTAACCAAATGGCAATTATCCTGGAAAGATCAAATCGCTGCCTTCTACGGAAATTATATGCACGAAGGACAGATGCACGATCCTGTGATGCGCGATATTGAAGCATTTTTGCAATCCTCACAAGAAACTGTGACTGGTCGCGTGATCGTTGAACTTCATCCATACCGTTTTGTCGTTATTGGTATCGAATCTGAGCATGATTTGATGTCCAATAAATTTGGTAGCTACGGTGAAATGAACAAAGGCTATACAGGTGATGATGTGAAAGGTTTCTCCAAAATATTTGGAAATCAAACGATTATTTGGCATAAAGTCAATCAAAAGTAA